Proteins encoded within one genomic window of Prauserella marina:
- a CDS encoding hydantoinase B/oxoprolinase family protein: MTTHTLPEGFDPVTLEVIRMRLDSIVEEMGIAMIRSSGSPVITEAGDFNTALFDPTGRIYAYSDYVQFHIGSGSVAVQNLVKAIEGEPLAPGDAFICNDPHTAGASHPPDTNVISPIFHGGELVGWAQSQAHLVDVGGMTPGGFAPGAHDCYAEALRLPPGVKIFDKGEPVEWVRRILLNNVRVPVLFWNDVRSLVASNNTGIRRLLSTIDEFGLDRFRDYTRLSFELAEQVVRDRIARIPDGVYSGEEWTEHNGHVDELYRVACTMTKRDNQITFDFAGSAEQTDGFVNCSYGALVGSVASAIVPILAWDVPFNEGVMTAFDIAAEPGSIVNPRPPAPISNGHLTTGARVSRLVTKLMNDACRGSDDETIRGRTQGVWGDSWTGGISAGTTEGGDYFVLFNMDGGGMGSGAQPDLDGLDCAGMMTQVNNMLPDVEMNEMLYPVLYLWKQLNLGSAGHGAHRGGLGLRFAWTLHGAKEVTQTVFAPNAQVVADGFGGGLPGGGSGHEVWRRTDVARQLADGRIPAPDTLAADDRELLAINQQSVTIRAGDVLVQWIAGGGGYGDPLLRAPRLVAADVRDGYVTEETARHTYGVIVADGAADEDATRRARTALRRERLGSTPAHEVPVSSPAGSSAPRRDAEGWYVPASGARLGTGDDWHGDVRKVTHVAAERLAEHGVRVRPRTEGHRVLIDEFYSPACGTLLETRVRVDAAS, from the coding sequence ATGACCACGCACACGCTGCCCGAAGGGTTCGACCCGGTCACCCTCGAAGTGATCCGCATGCGCCTCGACTCCATCGTGGAGGAGATGGGCATCGCGATGATCCGCTCGTCCGGCTCCCCCGTGATCACCGAGGCAGGCGACTTCAACACCGCGCTGTTCGACCCCACCGGCCGCATCTACGCCTACTCCGACTACGTCCAGTTCCACATCGGCTCCGGCAGCGTGGCCGTGCAGAACCTGGTGAAGGCGATCGAGGGCGAGCCGCTGGCGCCGGGCGACGCCTTCATCTGCAACGACCCGCACACCGCGGGTGCGAGTCATCCGCCGGACACCAACGTGATCTCGCCGATCTTCCACGGCGGCGAACTCGTCGGCTGGGCCCAGTCCCAGGCACACCTCGTCGACGTCGGTGGCATGACGCCGGGCGGTTTCGCGCCGGGCGCCCACGACTGCTACGCCGAGGCGCTCCGGCTGCCGCCTGGCGTCAAGATCTTCGACAAGGGCGAGCCCGTCGAGTGGGTGCGCAGGATCCTGCTCAACAACGTCCGGGTACCCGTGCTGTTCTGGAACGACGTGCGCAGCCTCGTCGCGAGCAACAACACCGGCATCAGGAGGCTGCTGAGCACGATCGACGAGTTCGGCCTCGACCGGTTCCGCGACTACACGAGGTTGTCCTTCGAGCTGGCCGAGCAGGTCGTGCGCGACCGGATCGCCCGCATCCCCGACGGGGTCTACTCCGGCGAGGAATGGACCGAGCACAATGGACACGTCGACGAGTTGTACCGCGTCGCGTGCACCATGACCAAACGCGACAACCAGATCACCTTCGACTTCGCCGGTTCCGCCGAGCAGACCGACGGGTTCGTCAATTGCAGCTATGGGGCGCTGGTCGGCAGCGTGGCCTCGGCGATCGTGCCGATCCTCGCCTGGGACGTGCCGTTCAACGAGGGCGTCATGACCGCGTTCGACATCGCCGCCGAACCGGGCTCCATCGTCAATCCCCGGCCTCCCGCTCCGATCAGCAACGGGCACCTCACCACCGGCGCCCGCGTCAGCCGCCTCGTCACCAAGCTCATGAACGACGCGTGCCGCGGCAGCGACGACGAGACGATCCGCGGCCGCACTCAGGGCGTGTGGGGCGATTCGTGGACCGGCGGCATCTCCGCGGGCACCACCGAGGGCGGCGACTACTTCGTACTGTTCAACATGGACGGTGGCGGCATGGGTTCCGGTGCCCAGCCCGACCTCGACGGTCTCGACTGCGCCGGGATGATGACGCAGGTCAACAACATGCTGCCCGACGTCGAGATGAACGAGATGCTTTATCCGGTGCTGTACCTGTGGAAGCAGCTCAACCTCGGCAGCGCGGGGCACGGCGCCCATCGCGGTGGGCTCGGTCTGCGCTTCGCGTGGACGCTGCACGGCGCCAAGGAGGTCACGCAGACGGTGTTCGCCCCGAACGCACAGGTGGTCGCCGACGGCTTCGGCGGTGGCCTGCCCGGCGGAGGCAGCGGCCACGAGGTGTGGCGCCGCACCGATGTCGCCCGCCAGCTCGCCGACGGCCGGATTCCCGCTCCCGACACGCTCGCGGCCGACGACCGGGAATTGCTGGCGATCAACCAGCAGTCGGTCACGATCCGCGCCGGAGACGTGCTGGTGCAATGGATCGCGGGCGGAGGCGGCTACGGCGACCCGCTGCTGCGCGCCCCCCGGCTCGTCGCGGCCGACGTCCGCGACGGCTACGTCACAGAGGAGACCGCGCGGCACACCTACGGAGTGATCGTCGCCGACGGCGCCGCCGACGAGGACGCCACCCGGCGAGCCCGTACCGCGCTGCGCCGGGAACGCCTCGGAAGTACCCCCGCACACGAGGTCCCCGTGTCCTCCCCCGCCGGGTCGTCGGCGCCGCGCCGCGACGCGGAGGGCTGGTATGTGCCCGCCAGCGGCGCCCGTCTCGGCACCGGCGACGACTGGCACGGTGACGTCAGGAAGGTCACCCATGTCGCGGCCGAACGGCTCGCCGAGCACGGGGTCCGCGTCCGCCCGCGTACGGAGGGCCACCGCGTGCTCATCGACGAGTTCTACAGCCCCGCCTGCGGAACCCTCCTGGAAACCCGCGTCCGAGTCGACGCGGCGAGCTGA
- a CDS encoding hydantoinase/oxoprolinase family protein: MTLHVGIDVGGTFTDAVAIVDGRTIRGKAFSTKDVTTGILGALSVLRERAGMPEAEFFAAVDRFVLGNTIVTNAVDEQKYAAVGLLTTQGFRDTLRIARSARTDERDPHKMSPPPDIVERGRIVEVAERVDAHGAVLVPITEEAIATAVNAVLAGGAETIAVCLLWSFRNAVHEQAIGDYLDKHHPDVPYTLSSRLTPVYREYERMVTTALDAAVKPIVASHFDQLADELRSRGLRARVQIMQVHGGFLSVEETGKAPISMFNSGPVGGVTGARLLGKQLGRTRVLTADMGGTSLDAAAIIDDELRLLPRAEIGGLPTSLTAVDIETIGAGGGSLAWLDGRNLLRVGPHSAGSTPGPACYGKGGTRPAVTDAALVLGLINPDYYLGGTVPLYVDQARAALRKHVAEPLGITEEAAAEGVYRLATSQMSNALRKITVNRGHDPREFTLVGFGGACGLFAAAIAAEAGVREVVIPRNAAVFSAHGLRHADSVFSAVQTSPWTMDQPAAALDKEFAALEHRARTWFETEGIPEEQRELYREADMKFVGQIFEVTTRLPAGTFGEADKETLRAGFIADYEDEFGAGTAWTEAEILLVNSRVRAIGRSEAHTVEQVAGAEEEPHRLTRRNVTEPLTGTHAEIDIHRGFGALGKATGPCLLEESDTTVYVPTGATVELTGGGDFLLRLADH; encoded by the coding sequence ATGACGCTTCACGTGGGCATCGACGTCGGTGGCACGTTCACCGACGCCGTCGCGATCGTCGACGGGCGCACGATCCGAGGAAAGGCGTTCTCGACCAAGGACGTGACCACGGGCATTCTCGGCGCGCTGAGCGTGCTGCGGGAACGCGCGGGAATGCCGGAGGCCGAGTTCTTCGCGGCGGTGGACCGGTTCGTCCTCGGCAACACCATCGTCACCAACGCCGTCGACGAGCAGAAATACGCCGCGGTGGGGCTGCTGACCACCCAGGGCTTCCGCGACACCCTGCGCATCGCCCGCTCGGCCCGCACCGACGAGCGCGACCCGCACAAGATGTCGCCGCCCCCCGACATCGTGGAGCGCGGCCGCATCGTCGAGGTCGCGGAGCGGGTCGACGCGCACGGCGCCGTGCTCGTCCCGATCACCGAGGAGGCGATCGCCACCGCCGTGAACGCGGTGCTGGCAGGCGGCGCGGAGACCATCGCCGTCTGTCTACTGTGGTCATTCCGCAACGCCGTCCACGAACAGGCGATCGGCGACTACCTCGACAAGCACCACCCCGACGTCCCTTACACGCTCTCCAGCAGGCTGACGCCGGTCTACCGGGAGTACGAGCGCATGGTCACCACCGCGCTGGACGCGGCGGTGAAGCCGATCGTGGCCTCGCACTTCGACCAGCTCGCCGACGAGCTGCGGAGCAGAGGGCTGCGGGCCCGGGTGCAGATCATGCAGGTGCACGGCGGCTTCCTTTCGGTGGAGGAGACCGGAAAAGCCCCGATCTCGATGTTCAACTCCGGTCCGGTCGGCGGGGTCACCGGCGCGCGGCTGCTCGGCAAGCAGCTCGGCCGAACCCGGGTGCTGACCGCGGACATGGGCGGCACGAGCCTCGACGCGGCGGCGATCATCGACGACGAACTGAGGCTGTTGCCCCGCGCCGAGATCGGCGGCCTGCCAACGAGCCTGACCGCCGTGGACATCGAGACCATCGGCGCGGGCGGCGGCAGTCTCGCCTGGCTCGACGGGCGGAACCTGCTGCGCGTCGGCCCGCACAGCGCGGGCTCGACGCCTGGCCCGGCGTGCTACGGAAAGGGCGGCACCCGGCCCGCGGTCACCGACGCCGCGCTCGTACTCGGGCTGATCAACCCCGACTACTACCTCGGCGGCACCGTGCCCCTCTATGTGGACCAGGCCCGCGCCGCCCTGCGCAAGCACGTGGCCGAGCCGCTGGGTATCACCGAGGAGGCCGCGGCCGAAGGCGTGTACCGGCTGGCGACCTCGCAGATGTCCAACGCGCTGCGCAAGATCACGGTGAACAGAGGCCACGACCCGCGCGAGTTCACCCTCGTGGGCTTCGGCGGCGCGTGCGGGCTGTTCGCGGCGGCCATCGCCGCCGAGGCCGGGGTCCGCGAGGTCGTGATCCCGCGCAACGCCGCGGTGTTCTCCGCCCACGGGCTCCGGCACGCCGACTCGGTGTTCTCCGCCGTGCAGACCAGCCCGTGGACGATGGACCAGCCTGCCGCCGCGCTGGACAAGGAGTTCGCCGCTCTCGAACACCGCGCGCGAACCTGGTTCGAGACCGAGGGGATCCCCGAGGAGCAGCGCGAGTTGTACCGCGAGGCGGACATGAAGTTCGTCGGCCAGATCTTCGAGGTCACCACGCGCCTGCCTGCCGGCACGTTCGGCGAGGCGGACAAGGAGACGTTGCGCGCCGGGTTCATCGCCGACTACGAGGACGAGTTCGGCGCGGGCACCGCCTGGACAGAGGCCGAGATCCTGCTGGTCAACTCGCGGGTCAGGGCCATCGGCCGCAGCGAGGCGCACACGGTGGAACAGGTCGCGGGCGCCGAGGAGGAACCCCACCGGCTCACCCGCCGGAACGTGACCGAGCCGCTCACCGGCACCCACGCCGAGATCGACATCCACCGCGGGTTCGGCGCGCTCGGCAAGGCAACCGGGCCGTGCCTGCTTGAGGAATCCGACACCACCGTGTACGTGCCGACCGGCGCCACCGTCGAACTGACCGGCGGCGGCGACTTCCTGCTGCGCCTCGCCGACCACTGA